The sequence GATTTCAAATAATGtggaaagtgttttttttttaccttaaaTTAGCTTGATAGCCAAAAgcgtttttattaaaaaatttacatactTATTGAActtttatcaaataataaaattattcaaacTGATtagaatattttacaaaaatatgattatttactttttatcaGTACACTAgttataatattatatctatTCAATACATTTTGTAAAATGATTTTTGCACATTtgctatattatatatacaattatatgTTATTTACTTAACAGATttaccaaaattttataattaaacaaaaaaaattactactgtattatttatttattaagcaTTCTAGTTTGGAgtttttgcaaatatgactaaaaactttaaattacatttACACATGACGTGTGTTTTTTTGAAACTTGCATTTGCCAAATTCTCCCAGAAGTTCAAGTTATTCACAAAAATACcattatttgttttttcaaaaatgattATATTACTCTGTCATCCTCATATTCCTCTTTAATTCACAACACATTATCATCAATACATCAGCCACTATGAATAACCAATTTCAAGCTCTAAATGCACCTAAAATCAACATCTACATCTTCATATCTTCATTTTTTACACACACAAAccatttctcttttactttctttctcatttcattccaaaatttcaaaattttattttaaaatttataagcttACTGGAGTTACTCAAATTCATGTTTTTTTGGTTAAGAATGAGCAGATAACTTTCATTAAGATGttatgtgtgcttggagaagctaaACATGACTTCTCTAAAAGTATTCTGGTCAATGCTAGGTTAGTTTTTCAATTAACTATCTTTTTTGTTTATCGTAGAAGACTTCTATTGAAGAATTTTAGATAAGtatgttagttttgtaattgaccgaagttttgtaaatatttgaCTTTCATACTGTTACATTAAGTCTTTGCACTGTTGCAAGAAGTCCGCAtagattatttttgtaattgaaaattaataataaaaaaattaatattaactagaagtcttctcttaaaaagttaaaacattgtCAAAAAAGTAACCCATACATACTTCTTGTGATAGTGAGAAGACTACATGTGACTGTAAAAAGCCTTCTATAAAGTCTACTCCAAGAAATAATTCTTATaagaaaaagtcaaatatctccaaaactttggttaattgcaaaactaacatgtttatcaaAGAAGACTTCTCTCTTtgatatttttaagaatttttcgaATACAAAAGTAATCCAAAATATACAAATGAATACTTCTCAATAAATTTGttgtagagtagacttcttaagaaATCTTCCTACGTAAATTTGtaattgcaaaaatgacttAAATGGAAAACTTATATAGAAGTCTTATGCATCAATAATTATTgaactttcattttctttaaaattaagatgacttttaatattttcttgttaatttgtGTACATCAGTCAATATTGGAGCTTATgaatgaaattcataacttaattggtgataattatgaagttataAGCATTCATGTTTGATAATATTTCTAGCTAATGAGAGAGTCTGCTGGAAGAAGTCTTCTCTGTTTGTAAAACTTGTGTCTTCAAAAGTATTAaaatggtttttggtttttgattctctaaaaactatttttttaccaatcaaatcaagatttttctaaaatagattccttaaaatttagagaaactaaattttgagaaaactaCCTCTTTCTacacaaaaactaaaatctatgTTGGTTTCTCTTAGCAAACTATcgttggtttttttttctttgttaaaataGTTGTATATTCATAAAGTAATATCTACATAAATCACCAATTAAAAATACAGAGAAActattgaaataaaaaaatatatctatttctaaacaaaaataaaataaaatcttggTTTTCATTGGTTTTCTTCAAAACTTGTCCTATGGATTTTCagtttttctttgttcttactaaaaatattactatattatgaataagtaaaagaaaaataaaaaaaataaagtatagatgtatatatatatatattatataaattaatgtttaaatatagaattaaaattttaagtcaaaatttaaatacagaattatattattttgtttttttttgctgtttttttatttttaaacaaggTTACGTGTGTTTTggtaatgatattttatattttattatttccagaaaatatattttactttaaaatatttttcgttttattattttgaaagaaaaagtaaaactataaaccaaaatctaaaatcaccaatcatgtttttcaaaagactaaaatctactgcaaaatcaaaaaaccaaaaactaaaaaccaaaatctaaaatctagaaaccaaaatctaaaatctagaaaccaaacaaacagtCATCACCTAAGTACCTTCAAAGACATGATTTataatgattttgttttttcaaaatcgGGTATAAGCATTCAGAAATCGATCTAAACACCCGCTTAATCAATATTTCTGtataaagtgtatatttaccgCCTAACCATTTTTGAACAATATAAAatagcaaaacaaatatgagaAAATGCTGCAAATTTTGGGAAAGGGTGGTCACCATAAATTAGGTTGGCAAACTTAGCATACAACAACATTTCGAAAAAATATGCACACGACCAAAAAAGAAGAGACCATTTTACATTCTACTAaagctaaaataaaatatttactaaatataCTTACATCAGACTCAAACCAGAGacatgaaagtttttttttttgctagacAACCAATTACAACAAGCTGATAGTTTGATTACTCTGATTAACTGATTTGGCGTTAgataatgattaaaaaaaaactcaatactaAATTAAAAGATTTGAGACTTGTTGAGTTAAGAAAATTCAAcaaaaagaaagcaagaaaaCTCGTtgataactaaaaatatatacgtTTATCGGATAAATCAGAAGACGTAAAATCAAAAGGTTTGGAAAATAAAAGACAAGTGGGGGACAATCCATCTTTCTCCCAGAAGCGAACAACTAATCTTGTCTGCGACTAAACATTCTCTAACATCAGAAAGTCTTCTGGTTCTTATGTAAATTAAATTTAGTGCAATTTTCTGGTTCTTATGTAAAGTCATGCATGTAATTGCACAATTTTCTTATGTAAACTAATCTTGTATGCAATTACATGCATGACTTTTGTATCATTTCATTCTTTTGCCAAAGAGAACTCATTTTTGTTCGCTATCAAAATGTGCTATGTTAGATATACAATATTAAATgcaaaatactgttttaataatCGATCAACACGTACGGTAAAATCATGTTCAAACGAAACGATGTATCTTGAATAATTTCAGTTTATATGATGCGAAAGTTTGTAAGCAAACAGAATAGTATTATCGAGATATTCTCATGTTacagattaaaatattttttttaatgttacagattaaatacaaatatatccTACATGCCATGGTCCAATTCTTctatagattaaaaatatatgctcaatattatatgattttgtaatattaaatttgGAAATATAGTGTACCAAGAACATAATGCTactataaaatgaaatatttcaaAACCTGCTATTCAAATTTTAGGAGTAATAACAGGAACGAATAAGATCAATATACACGCGTCATTGAATAAACCCCTCAATTGTTAGGTTATGGTTGTGAATTCATCTTCGAGGAGATCAATAGATGCTCTGATTAGTTGAAATGGACCAATGGTATATATATCCATTGTCAAAAACGTAATCTCCCAAATTAGCAAGTTTGTTCATAGACGCAGGCATCATCTGGTGAGAACAAATGGATGGTTGATATTTCATAATTTATGGATATCAAAATTCAGAAGTggacatctttttttttgtcaacagaaGTAGACATCAGCTTTTAACTTTTAGTAGTTAAAATAACTTAacagtaataatattttttatttaaaaatattctctGTTTATTGGTTTCAATGGTAGATTGAAATATGATGATATGTTTATTCTTTCTATCTCAAGTCACCTCACAGATAAATATGCCATATGTGTGTCTGCTGCTTTTGCAACTTGGAATCAAGAAGACGAAGTTCGCCAAAAAAAACTTGGAATTAAGAACGCTAAATCACATTTTACAACCTGCTTCTCTCGCTATAAGTCATTATAGGTAACATTCTTAAAAAAAGTCACTATATGTAACGATTATTCCATGTTAAAACATGAATGCTATACCTAAGCACTTTTTAAACGTAagctatatatattgtattcatATTTTCCGATCACAAATATATTCTACAACAAATAAATGGCCTAAGTGTAATTTCGATTATTATTGAATACCATTTGAAATATACATATCAAAATACtatcaaaacatattttctttaaaaataaaattacgcCACATGTTATATTACTAAGAATGttctttaaataattttaatcaattcaTAAAAGATACTTTACATAATatgtgttttaaaatataaaataatcacatgtaataattattatattaattagcaaaattttcttatattaatcattaatatatatcttcttttatatctttattattttttttgtcatccatctttatcatttattttaattttaaaatcagaaTATCTACATCttgcatataataaaatttaaattatgagaaacaaacaaaaataagaaaccATAAGTAAAGTATATTACTTGACTGGCATTCAAATTTAGATGTGTCGATTATCAAGTTTTATAAAtgtaagaaaaattgaaaaaatgaatttatttgGATTATACAAACACTATGAGATGGGTTAAACATGCGGACTACCTAATTTGACTATATATAGCTATAATTTGACTCTCGTGAATATAACTATAATCTTCTAGTTCTcaaaagtaataatatataatatatttatatacagtaaatacaatttattataaaatatcgaaaataaatatagtttacccaataaaataacatatattgttCCACATAACAATACAATATCACTTCATTTATATCACATATATCTTACAATGGTTATTTTATTAAAGTTAAAcatcataatattatttaaaagttatgaTCACCGATCCGAACTAAGTTGTGCAATACTTCCTCCATATTAAAGGAATGatgttatatatagttttgttgagtatttttttgCACTAATTTGCGAAAAATAACATACTTGTAAAGTATTTAGAGTATATGGTCGAGAGAGGTCTTTTTCTATTGGGTTACAAGTCGGAGACGTAGTTAGTTGAAAGAAATGACTCAAATTTTATTGGCTACCAAGTGGGTGAGATATAATTTGGAATATTATCAGTCTAGCTACTAGAGTGGTGGCTTTGGAAAAAtaccacaaacataaaaaaaaaaaaagacaatatgTGATGTACATAGAATCAGTTTTAGATTCTCGTACATCACTAGACAAGAAATATATTGTGGTGATGAGTTCACCGACCCGAGCTAATTCAACTCCCAAGACACTATATATATCACTTACTAGTAGAGGGTTAGTTCACAAGAacgaagaataaaaaaattaaatcagaaACCACCTGTTTGTTTTAGATCAAAGATGTCTTTAAGTAATAGAGATCCTCTTGTGGTAGGGAGAGTTGTAGGAGACGTTCTTGAATGTTTCACAAGATCAATCGATCTAAGGGTTACTTATGGCCAAAGAGAGGTGACAAATGGGTTGGATCTAAGGCCTTCTCAAGTTATCAACAAGCCAAGAGTTGAGATTGGTGGAGAAGACCTAAGGAACTTCTATACTTTGGTTCTTacatttaaactctcttttgtctcatctcttcttcatttCTTCATTATTCGTCTTCTACTATAACTTGGCCATGCAGACCCATAAGGAGGCCTTAAGATAATATTTCCTTTGTTCTATTTTCTTACGATTTATTGGTTTAACTTCTAGATACCCATGTTAAGAAGTAtttctttttcactttttaCCATAAAGTATTATACCCATGAATCATTTCATCAAATACCAAACTAAATGTAaacaagtttttgtttttattagaacaaacaattttatattctttcgcaattattattattagaaaaaaCCAAGATTCTAAATCCCAGATGTTTTCCTTAGAAACTTTTTGCAAACTCATTCTTTTATTTTGGGTAAGAATCTTGGTTTTTTCTTTGTTCCTCCAAAAATTTAGATTgtatctttgtttctttttaattcttCGATGCTTTtaaaaaggcaaaaaaaaaatatctgggTTCGAATatgcaaaataataataataaagaaactCAATGGTCATTCacacaaatatataatgttcattttATTATCTCTATTGTATGACTGTTTGAATCGGTATATTCAAGTCAGTCTTGTAAATACTCTGCTATACAAGACATATAGCTAGGACCTACCTTTTTCTatttatctttcttcttcttccttttttgtgTTATCTCGTTTCTCAAACTTCAAAAAGTAACTTCTGCTTTCTTGATAAGTTTGAGAATGATAATCTTATATTTTCATTCTTCTTCGTCTTATTTGTAACGGATTTTAGTGTTCATGGGTTTAATGTAGGTTATGGTGGATCCAGATGTTCCAAGTCCTAGCAATCCTCACCTCCGAGAATATCTTCACTGGTTTGTGCACTAATTCACCTCTTTTATTCAAGTTTTTTTATCCACAAACATGTTTGCTTTAgttagatataaatatatacactgAACCACACATGCAACATGATATGTATATCAGTTGGAGACTTTGAAAATTTGTAAATCAGTTATAACAAAAGTCAAACATCTTCCGTTTAGTAGACCAGAACATGTATAATCAGGTTTAAGAAAGCGTTTTATCACTTTTTCTTCTAACAAGTCCCATACACCAAGGATAAACTCAAGGgatttcaaaagctttagaTGTGCATATAAGATATGTATAAATGTTATGAAAACCCTTTTTTTTaagatattacatatatatatatatatatttttttttttcttaacagaGCTACACAATGATTCTATTAAGTATATAGGACGTGACTTATACTAAGATTTGGTTTTCCACTTTAAAGTTGTTTGTATGAACATTCTTAGCCTGATGACATATCTTTATGACTCGAAGTGAGTAGGACTAGGTCTTCTGTTCAATCACAGCTACTACACAACacatctcgttttttttttttttttttttttttttttttttttttttttttcacatctCGTTTTTAGTCtcagcttatatatatatatatatatatatatatatatatatatatatatatgttttaatacatagtctCACTTTTATATATGCATGCACAATATAAAACTTTCAAAGACTCGATTTAAATGTTGATGCATGTTTTGGAGTCACTTAGAGCAGCTCCATTAGTAGTATCAAAACAAGCATCTCATAAATACCAAggattacaaaaacaaaaagttggAGAGATAAAGAAGAGAACTATCTCTGCACAGATGTTTTTAGAAAAGGATCAAGCCAAATGTCCATGTTTGAATGGTTCAAATTAAATCTccaaattataaattaagttttcaacaaaactacaatataatattaatataaaacctGACAGATACTTATTTGGAGATAgagggggtgattggttgggttgTAGGAAGTGACTTTAGCTTTAATTTCCATCTACAACCTTAAATACTACCAATCATGATTTATCTTAGTTTTTAAAGTTACAACCCAAAACCTAAAGCTACAGCAAAAACAGACAAAAAATGGttgtaaaaatcttattttctaaagcctCATCCTTTTAGCTGTaggaaattttaaagctacaacccTTAAAGCTAAATCAAAAAATTCTACAGACTAAATTCTAAAGTAAATTTTCTATAGTTACagtccaaccaatcacccccattGTCCAATAATGTTGCTCTTACACCGGAAATCTATTAGtttaaaattacaataaaacCAAGG is a genomic window of Brassica napus cultivar Da-Ae chromosome A2, Da-Ae, whole genome shotgun sequence containing:
- the LOC106402982 gene encoding protein FLOWERING LOCUS T, which encodes MSLSNRDPLVVGRVVGDVLECFTRSIDLRVTYGQREVTNGLDLRPSQVINKPRVEIGGEDLRNFYTLVMVDPDVPSPSNPHLREYLHWLVTDIPATTGTNFGNEIVSYESPRPNSGIHRIVLVLFRQLGRQTVYEPGWRQQFNTREFASLYNLGLPVAAVFYNCQRESGCGGRRS